TTGGCAGTGATTTCTTTTATCATAGAAGACCTTCAAAGGTGATATCTTTTATAGTTTATTGTTTATATACTAGAAACATGGATATGGATTCTTTCCTTGATGAATATTTACAAAGGTTAGAGGACGATGGACTGAGTAAACGGACAATTGATAACAACATTTTCATATTAAAACCTTTTATAAAATGGCTTGATGGTAGGGAAGTCACAGATAAAACCGTCATGGAGTATCTAAGATTCCTAAAGCCTAGAAACTATACAGATAGTACCCTTTATCAATACCGAGCTATCTTAAAAAAGTTTCTATCAACCTTTTCACCTGAACAAGCCAGAAATATAAAATTAAAAGTAAAACGCAAAGAGCCGCCTATTATTCTTACTCAGGCTGAAATAGAGCAGCTTATAGAAGCTTGCAGAAATCCCAGAGATAAAGCCTTAATAGCTTTTCTTTATGAGGCAGGCTGCCGTAAAGGTGAGCTAGTATCAATTAGATTGGAGAATGTGACTTTTACAGAGTATGGCGCGACTGTGACTATACCAAAAGGTAAGACAGGACCTAGAACAATTCCCATAGTGTATGCAGCTTCATACTTGAGGCAATGGGTAGAAAGTCACCCAACTAAAGGACAGTGTGATCCTCTCTTTTGTTCTCTTCAGGAACCATTTGCACAATTCTCTTTTTCCGGACTATCACACCTTATGAGGACATTAAAAGAAAGGACAGGCATAAAGAAGGATTTATACCCTCATTTATTCCGACACAGTAGAGCGAGTCATTTAGCTAACCAATTTACAGAACAACAGTTAAAACAATTTCTAGGCTGGACTGCAGGCTCAAACATGGCTGCTATATATGTTCACCTTTCACAAAGAGACATTCAGGACGCAGTTTTAAAGGCATATGGTATAGAGTCCCAGACTGAAGAGAAAAAGTCTTTTAAAGTCGGCAAATGCCCTAGGTGTAAAGAAATAAATCCGGAAACCTCTTCTTATTGTGGTAAGTGTGGTATGCCATTACGTGACGATTCTATAAAACAATTAGAGACTGAACAGGATACTTTTGAAACTGAATTTAGTCAACTAATAGCGAAATATCCAAATATATTAGAAGCTCTTGCTAAATATAAAAAGAATGATTGATTGATATACAAAGAAAGCATATATAATGTAATTACTGTATCAAAGTTAATGGAGGACAGTACGCGGCAGGGTGTTTTACCCTGAAACCATGACGGAAGATACAACCGCCTATACAGAGACATTATGTAATATCGACAGCGAGACACAGCAAGACGTAAGAAAATACGTTTCAACACATGAAGACTTTCTACAGAGGACTTTAAAGTTTGGAAGTCCGCTACAGAGAGCGAAAGCTTTACTCTTTTTCAAGATTGCTAAAGGAGAGGTTACTCTGTGACTTCTTCTGAGCACTCTTTTGTTTTTTCGTTTTTACTAGCTTATGCTTTAAGCCTACATAGTATGATTTTTCATTTTTATTTTTATGGCTTTAAAATTGAGTCACGGCTATAGTATAAAACGTTTATGGTGAAGAAAAGTATCTTATATAATAAACTTTCGAAATCCTTATATACTAAGATAACTAATATATAAATGTTAAGTTACGTTAAAATTGGAGTATGATTTGTATGGACAGATTTGGAAAACAACTTAGAGCGAATGTTTACCTCAATGAGGATCTTGCACAGATTGTAGAAGACAACAGGAAAC
This window of the Methanosarcina mazei S-6 genome carries:
- a CDS encoding tyrosine-type recombinase/integrase; protein product: MDMDSFLDEYLQRLEDDGLSKRTIDNNIFILKPFIKWLDGREVTDKTVMEYLRFLKPRNYTDSTLYQYRAILKKFLSTFSPEQARNIKLKVKRKEPPIILTQAEIEQLIEACRNPRDKALIAFLYEAGCRKGELVSIRLENVTFTEYGATVTIPKGKTGPRTIPIVYAASYLRQWVESHPTKGQCDPLFCSLQEPFAQFSFSGLSHLMRTLKERTGIKKDLYPHLFRHSRASHLANQFTEQQLKQFLGWTAGSNMAAIYVHLSQRDIQDAVLKAYGIESQTEEKKSFKVGKCPRCKEINPETSSYCGKCGMPLRDDSIKQLETEQDTFETEFSQLIAKYPNILEALAKYKKND